The genomic segment tatatatatatatacctgtaaaTATGGaggccttggcagaggtctcgaaggtattttattttttttgtaattatttttatatgATGGGGCAGTAGCTTACTCgctaatttatatagcgctttcacaacagtggcagctgtaacaaagcgcttaacaaaacagttaacataaagtaaaataaataaacacaacacataacataaaacacggacagtcgtgtaTTCctcaccacttttccgtcacacactttgttgttagAAGCAGTTTgaggtgaaagaggagagaatcaaagtgtcctttaaccagtggatcttGGGTGACAATGTACCCCAACTTCAGTGGAATAGTTGCTAGACAAGTGTCACCTCGTTTCCTAATGTCCAATTGTGCATCCTTGTCCATGCACATCATTAATGCATGTCAAGAGAATCGAGCTGAatataacgtgtgtgtgtgtgtgtgtgtgtgtgtgtgtgtgtgtgtgtgtgtgtgtgtgtgtgtgtgtgtgtgtgtgtgtgtgtgtgtgtgtgtgtgtgtgtgtgtgtgtgtgtgtgtgtgtgcgtgtgtgtgtgtgtgtgtttgtgcctcgatgggatcaccaccttatcgtggtgaggcactttgcgcgtctccatgacccctagagctatgtcggcaggagtcccgcactcctggcagggtcatccaagccgaacaggtcgaagggtagaggccagacaaagagtgatcccaaaccggcacctgggggcaggcataggcggagtccaacagaccGGACTACCGGCAGCCCCCTGCATCATGCCACTGGAAACCACCTGGCAGGAGTGAAGATGGTGGGAGTGAGGACTGTGATCCCACACCCTCACCTTAATCCGAACCTTTGCGCAAGCTTCTTGCCCCAACCCCACACTCAATCCCCCACCCTGCATCCCCCTAATCCCCCAAAGTCCTGTGGCGATGTGGAATGGCGGTGGGCACAGGCCAAGGATGTGGCTGGGTGTGCCTACCCAAACCATGCACACAGGCGGCAATGGAGTGATGGTCGTTGACACTGCGGGATGGAGCAGCGCATCTCTTCGGCAGCTTCCATTGTGACTGAGCAGCTCCACACTGCTCACCCCTGTGATGGGGAGGGACCTAGAAAAAATGGTCTAAAAATTGTCTGCTCTCCACactgttgttccagggatctgttgcaaccactcatctagtttgggggtcactgccccgagtgctccgaccactacaggcacgactgtcacctttaccttccaggctctctccagctcctctctgagcccttggtatttctcgagtttctcatgttccttcttcctgatgtttccatcacttgggaccgctacatccactacaacggctttcctctgccctttatctatgatcacgatatctggttggttcgccattaccatcttgtcagtctggatctggaagtcccacaggatcttcgctctgtcattctccaccaccttcggaggtgtttcccattttgaccttggggtttccattccatactccgcacagatgtttcggtagactatgccagccacctcgttatggcgttccatgtaggctttccctgccagcatcttactccctgcagttatgtgttggatcgtctcaggtgcctctttgcacaacctacaccttgggtcttgtctggtgtggtatatctgggcctcgatggctctggtgctcaaggcttgctcctgagcagccaggatgagtgcctctgtgctgtccttcaagccatatatatatatatatatttttttttgctgtggagaaaatgtttgggtctgactgacaacaaaaaatgaatgtgaGACAAGAGTTCAACATTTCAGCTTTTATATCCATGTTACATAATGATCTGACACACGACTAAAAAGATAGCTTTCGTCGAGCCCAACCATTTTTCAAGTGACTGATCTTGCCCAGCTGTGTACTAACACATTGATTATTCATAAAGAATATACAGCTGCAGGTCGACGCTCAGTTTATAGGCTATAAACTATTTATTTGAGTCAgagtttaaaaatgcaattgtgaaGCTGAGAAAAGACGGAAAATCAATcagaaacattgcacaaacactgGCCATAACCAAGACAATGGCTTGGAATGTCCTGAAGATCGACAAAACCACTGACAGACTTGGAGTAGGTACCTTAAGGGGAACAGCAAGTCAATGACAAAGACATCAGAGCTCTAAAAAAGACCCTTAAAAAATCGTTACTGACATCAGCAACGATCTCTAGAGGGGAGAAGAAAGGGAATCACAACATGGTATTTTGTTTGCAAAAGAAAGACAGCAAAAGGCTAACCCAGAAGATTCAAACTACTTGTTAGCAAGAAGAATAGGAAGGCCAGGCTGGAATTTAGTAGAGAGATTGTGATGGACTGATGCGAGAAAAGATTATAATTGGGAAAAGGAAAGGATCTTCTAATGATTCACAACATACAAACTATGAAGCACTGTAGAGATCATGTCAAGACTCAGCCTTGCAtattaatatttactaattaaaTATCTTGCAATGCCAGCAGCAACCCGGGTTAGtggttgttgaggaatgggagctgtcaatttgctcttggccatccttggttacaggttcttttatctctctataaggtggaagaagaccgaacaccacattgtcttttcttcagtttatcacaacgtaacacaaatcgattcgggctcctgtgagtctcagatttcaacaggaagccccgaagaaacacattcatgagattatatagagacaatatgacaatgcgaggcggggaggtacgcctctcatgcaaatccccgaaacaaagaaagtaacatgtcatctgacccggggtggccggaggaagccaggagtggtgaggtgagaccagaccaccactactccccatttggtgcgatggcaggaacacagacactTGAGATAACAGCCCCTCTTTTGACGGTAAACATGTCCTGTGGAGGGGGGCCctaaaagtggtgggggtcgagggcactaaaggtgattgtaaaaacagtgagcaggaataccttcaaccgcattgtacattgtttctttcagtgtctgaacaaacacaactaacAGAGAGGAATAACACCATAACCATTAAACCTAACCAAGAAAAAGTAGAGACAAAGaaggtcaagcaaagttcgatcttgatatgatgacaaagtatggACCAcagctgctggtcacagatcttgagattagggttcctctttgagggcacttgacgGCCTTCAGAGATTTttacgaggtggtggaggcagaaAACCCCTCGGGGGCTGTTCATTAACCAAGTGAAAATAGGATctaaacttcacactacattcttttaAATACTTCAGCatatgttcaggacagagactagtatcaatagttctcatagcaagatgaaattcctcaacaatgttctactactacttctagcagaataattccttaacatggtctcccttttttttaagaaccttaccgtggtggaggggtttgtgtgtcccaatgatcctaggagctaagttgtctggggctttatgcccctggcagggtcacccatggcaaacaggttctaggtgaggggtcagacaaagcatggctcaaagacccctgatgatgaatacaataaatggatctaagtttcccttggCCGggcgcgggtcaccggggcccccctctggagccaggcctggaggtggggctcgttggcaagcgcctggtggccgggcctacacccatggggcccggccgggcacggcccgaagaggcaacgtgggtcccccttcccatgggctcaacacccatgagaggggccaaaggggtcgggtgcaatgtgagctgggcggcagccaaaggcggggaccctggcggtccgatcctcggctgcagaagctagctcttgggacatggaatgtcacctctctggcagggaaggagcccgagctggtgtgtgaggcagagaatttccgacttgatatagtcggacttgcctccacacacagcctgggttctggtaccagttctctcgagaggggttggactctcttccaccctggagttgctcacggtgaaaggctcagagtaggtgtgggcatactcattgccccccccggctcagtgcctgtacattggggttcacaccggtagacgagagggttgcctccctccgccttcgggtggggggaagggtcctgactgttgtttgtgcatatgtactggagagtactcctgctggagactcccttgttctgctgggggacttcaatgctcacgtgggcaatgacagtgagacctggaggggtgtgattgggaggaacggctccCCCGaacagtggtgttttgttattggacttctgtgctcattacggattgtccataacgaacaccttgttcaagcataagggtgtccatatgtgcacttggcaccaggacacccttggccgcagttcgatgatcgacttcgtagttgtatcatcggatttgcggccgcatgttctggacactcgggtgaagagaggggcggagctgtcaactgatcaccacctggtggtgagtaggctccgatggtggggcaagatgccggtccgtcctggcagacccaaacatatcgtgagggtttgttgggagcgtctggcggaatcccctgtcagaaggagtttcaactcccacctcggacagagcttttcccatgttccgggggaggcgggggacattgagcccgagtggactatgttccgtgcctctattgttgaggcggccaatctgagttgtggccggaaggtggttggtgcctgtcgtggcggcaacccccgtactcgctggtggacaccagcagtaagggatgccgtcaagctgaagaaggagtcctatcgagcctttatggcctgtgggaccccagaggcagctgacgggtatcgactggccatgCGGAacacagctttggtggtcgccgaggcaaaaacccgagcgtgggaagagttcggtgaggccatggaagccgacttccagacggcttcgaggaaattctagtccaccatccgacggctcaggagggggaagcagtgcaccactaacactgtgtacagtggggatggggcgctgctgacttcaacacgggacgttgtgaaccggtgggcagagtacttcgaagacctcctcaactccaccaacacgccttctgtggaggaagcagagcctggggactctgaggtgggctctcctatctctgtggttgaagtcaccgatgtggttaaaaagctcctcggtgggaaggccccaggggtggatgagatccgcccggagttcctcaaggctctggatgttgtggggctgtcctggttgacacgcctctgcaacatcgcgtggtcaacagtgcctctggattggcagaccggggtggtagtccctctttttaaaaggggggaccggagggtgtgttccaactacagagggatcacactcctcagcctccctggtaaggtctattcaggggtgctggagaggagggtccgtcaggaagtcgagcctcagattgaggaggagcagtgtggttttcgtcccggccgtggaacagtggaccagctctacacccttagcagagtcctcgagggtatgtgggaattcgcccaaccagtctacatgtgttttgcggacttggagaaggcgtttgaccatgtccctcggggagttctgttgggggtgcttcgtgggtatggggtaccgaaccccctgatacgggctgttcggtcactataccaccgatgtcagagtttggttcgcattgccggcagtaagtcgggggtgggactccgccaaggctgccctttgtcgccgattctgttcataacctttatggacagaatttctaggcgcagccgaagcgttgagggggtccgttttgggggcctcagtattgcatccctgctttttgcagatgatgtggtgctgttggctccttcaaacgggttctccaactctcactggagcgtttcacagccgagtgtgaagcggttgggatgaaaatcagcacctccaaatctgaaaccatggtcctcagtcgtaaaagggtggagtgccccctccgagtcggggaggagatctttccccaagtggaggagttcaagtatcttggggtcttgttcacgagtgggggcatgagggagcgggagatcgacaggcggatcggtgcagcgtctgctgtgatgcggacgttgtatcggtctgtcgtggtgaagaaggagctgagccaaaaggcgaagctctcaatttaccggttgatctacgtcccaaccctcatctatggtcacgagctatgggtcgtgaccgaaagaacgagatcccggatacaagcggccgaaatgagttttctccgcagggtgtccgggctctcccttagagataaggtgagaagctcggccaTCCGGGAGggtctcagagtcgagccgcttctcctccacatcgagaggagccagatgaggtggcttgggcatctgattcggatgcctcctgagcgcctccctggtgaggtgttccgggcatgtcccaccgggaggagaccccgaggaagacccaggacacgctggagagactatgtcacgcagctggcctgggaacgtctcgggatcccccggggagagttggaagaagtagctagggagagggaagtctgggcttccctgctaaagctgttgcccccgcgacccggccccggataagcggtagatgatggatggatggatggatggatggatggaatggaagGGTACGTTAAAACTGCAGTGCGATCACACTCTttagcctccctggtaagaaGAAggtaatacagtgatcccttgctatttCGCGTTTATCGCAgcttcggtgcatcgcagattttttcaaacattcttttttttttggaagtccgcaaaaatcggtgttgtttactatgcgtgctagtgtgtgagCACTCTGCTCAATCGCGGAAGGTCCACGtggggcacgtgtgtgtgcgtgcacgcaagTGATGTATGTGTCttgctgagagaaagagagagacagagagagaggaggcttataagaacaaaagcaggtctctttcatccttaattgtcttgATTGAgtaatcataaacacgtctgctgcacatactggatcgctggcctgtgtgtgtgtgtgtgtgtgtgtgtgtgtgtgtgtgtgtgtgtgtgtgtgtgggagagagagagacttataagaacaaaagcaggtctctccatccttaattgtctaaacaaccttaattgactaatcaaaTAGGCGTCTGCTTCACGCCATGGGATCGCTGGCCTTTGTGTGAGTATGTgggcgtgtgtctgtgtgtgcgtttctgtatgtgtgtgtgtgtgtgtgtgaagtcaagtaaagtcaagtcaagtcaaatcaacagtatttatagagcactttcaaacagccatcgctgcatacaaagtgctgtacatggagcaatttaacatgcacaataaacagtaagacaaatgtgtgtgtgtgttagtgcgctctgctcaagcgcaaaggcccacaTGGGgcaattttttaatatatatactgtatatatgttcaTTGatcgctacttcacggattttcgtttatcgcgggtggttttggtccccatttacCCCGGTAAACGAGGAAATTCTGTGTTTTCAAAGTTGACTACAGGGCACGGTGGTCAACTGTTAAGCATGTTGGCTGCACAGTCCAATGGTCTGTGGGTATTATTCCGGgccccggcctttctgtgtagagtttgcatgttctcctcatgccggTGTGACTTTTTCTTGGGTATTCTGTTttgctcccacgttccaaaaacttcTTTTTGGCACAGTTGTGCTAAAGCTTTGACTTATGCTAAATGTTATTTCCATTTTGGTTCATAGTTCTACAGTTTTAACAAGTAAATAAGATGACTAGATACACCAAGTTATTCACTCCCCATTCTCCATGTCTGCTCTTTTTTTGGGCCGCATTGTAAGCTGGTTGTGTGATACAGCCCCCAAAACTGACAGACTACAATGATTTTGGTCCTACATTGTTGCTGCACACTATCTGCACAGGgagtcttgttttgttttgttttgtttgtcttctgtTTTACAATTTGTATGTGAGTAAGTACATTCTCCATGCAATATTTCTTCCAGTCTAAATTTACGAACTTGAGTTAATGTACTCGTCCCTACTCACATGACCTCAACTGTGTTCATGGTCGGATAGGTGCCTACTGTATCGGCTCACACTGCACTGACTTTATATATAATCACATCTTGAGAATAGCTCAACTTGTGTGCGATCTGACTGCAGGATTAAAGATAGGGTGAGAAACTCGACTATCCGGAAGGGGCTCAAGGTTGAGCCGCTGCTCCTCCGTATTTAAAGGAGCCCGATTAGGTGCCCGACCCCCCTGGTCGGAGAGACTTTGGCCAGTGGAGACACCTCAGGATCACCATGGAAGAGCTGGGCGAAATGGCTGCACCAGTGGCGtacggtgaggttcatggttggtgaggcaccgactcctttagtgtcagatttataAATATATCAACCAAAAatagtagcttattcaattggctactggttatttcatatccaaaatttgaccccgtgggttctccagggttcaatattctattgtatttttcttagactaatctattttgttataagattttgacaggctctgcagtttggtgtcatcaaaatgttgtgacatctcattaaattttgtacagtcgaccaaactgaggaaagctagctcacaaaatgatcaaacctagctttcatctgaacactgatgttgtccataatcttgtcgaacatttgttttccctCATCTGTGACCGaatgatttcttccactgtcgtttcggccaagtgtgctgcatttctgctcaaatcgctcatacagtgtgttaaagtcccgtctcatgcgttcaacaactccgatggtgtcgtgggttcgcgcacaacaatatccaatgtccatgactttgttttgcagcactctaaaaagtgcatcagtttcactgaaaatgccctcatatgccatcattaaaaagcatgtcgatgcttttgacagccatcgatcatatccagtgaccatcatttgagtatcattgtccgagcgatcgggatcatatgtgtgctactagttttttaacacagctgttttctccaacacttccaagacatacgcagctacagcaggggctcgcctatcatcacttacgtcatcaaatcctaaaaaggcttccatcaccacagtccacttcacttttggctacatagcgcaaaataacagagatccgtgctttgtttgtgatatccgtagtctcgtccaactctatgtcaacaaatggggcagcattgatctccctttttagatcatttattatcacatcaccgaaagcttcgattatatcgttctgtattctagTGGACAAGCCAGAAAACACAGTGGATggtccaaatgtctagctaacctctcatctttctcagcaAAAGCATGTAATAGTTCTACctaatcgccacgattagaagagcttgccttcttgtcgtgaccacgaaatgccaactcccgtttagcgaaaaagcaggttgcatgaatgaggtctttcacaatctctcggttttcccttaccttggcattgcggatgctaacgttgagACTCCACTGTtcattcaatgccaaatcgatccttgcgcttttcatGTCACAATATCCCGTGTTAGTCCAGACATTGTCacaagttgagaacaaaaggcagggaaaacagtaaagacgggtttttgaaggacagccacatcaccgttcttttcggctgtaccactccgtttgaaaagatGTCCaggctgtcccgtagtttgaagcaaaccttttcgctccggcgttggtctacctgtgttaatcacgtccacttttgactgagagtccagttttgagaagtttttaagcttcgatatataatcattttcttccattttggcagtccaacgtagcaaatttaaaaaaggttcACACTTGACTCGCCTGACGCCTCTGCGCAGAAAACAGCGCAACGTACccgtttgctcacgtacgccctcttaacTGCGGCAGAGAACTATCTCCCGCAACctgtgccttttcactgcggttttattttcCATCATCAAATCTAAATATATTCactaaaaaacattaaactttaatggtttaaaaacattagccagacttaggaaaagcaggtcaaataaatgtatctgcaaacgTTATATTGGCGacgtgcagatgtacggcaagcagcacgtgccagttgcatgtataaACCCTGTTTGTGATGATTatgcaatgcaatgcgcattcAGGGGTGCggctctgcctcacctgcctcccctgaccgcacgtccctgggCTGcacagagggaagtctggggttCCCAGCATAAGATACTGGCCCCATGACATGACCTTGGATAAGATGAAGTCgatgaatggattgatggatcgtGATGACAGCAGCAACATGAGCTCCAGAATAGGCTCTTGCTCACCcacagtttaaaataaaatgtaaccaTATTCCTTTGGATATCGTGAATCATTCAGTTCGTCAATGACCCAAAACATACAGTCTATCATGGGGAAATAGTGAAAAATGTATCGAACTGGCCAAGTGAACCCTAACCTTTAGCTGCTCAAGACGAGAATGGAGCCACCTGACAGATTAAACAACTCGCTGTGGCGAATGCTTCAAAAACCATTGCAAAAAACATCATGCAAGTTATGTGATTATCATTTTTAAGTCTTTTTGTTTCTAGCTAAATATTGTGTTTTGTTCCAAATGCTGTCTAAGATGTGTATCAGGTACAAGTGTAAATAATGGGAAATGTCTGTCGTGTATGCCTCTGTGTTCTATCTTCCTGGTACTGACTGTGTGATagataaatcatt from the Hippocampus zosterae strain Florida chromosome 5, ASM2543408v3, whole genome shotgun sequence genome contains:
- the LOC127600353 gene encoding uncharacterized protein LOC127600353 — encoded protein: MCTWHQDTLGRSSMIDFVVVSSDLRPHVLDTRVKRGAELSTDHHLVVSRLRWWGKMPVRPGRPKHIVRVCWERLAESPVRRSFNSHLGQSFSHVPGEAGDIEPEWTMFRASIVEAANLSCGRKVVGACRGGNPRTRWWTPAVRDAVKLKKESYRAFMACGTPEAADGYRLAMRNTALVVAEAKTRAWEEFGEAMEADFQTASRKF